The following coding sequences are from one Kosakonia sp. H02 window:
- the atpA gene encoding F0F1 ATP synthase subunit alpha, whose amino-acid sequence MQLNSTEISELIKQRIAQFSVVSEAHNEGTIVSVSDGVIRIHGLADCMQGEMISLPGNRYAIALNLERDSVGAVVMGPYADLAEGMKVKCTGRILEVPVGRGMLGRVVNTLGAPIDGKGPVDNDGFSPIEVIAPGVIDRQSVDQPVQTGYKSVDAMIPIGRGQRELIIGDRQTGKTAMAIDAIINQRDSGIKCVYVAIGQKASTISNVVRKLEEHGALANTIVVVATASESAALQYLAPYAGCAMGEYFRDRGEDALIVYDDLSKQAVAYRQVSLLLRRPPGREAFPGDVFYLHSRLLERASRVNAEYVENFTKGEVKGKTGSLTALPIIETQAGDVSAFVPTNVISITDGQIFLETNLFNSGIRPAVNPGISVSRVGGAAQTKIIKKLSGGIRTALAQYRELAAFSQFASDLDEATRKQLSHGQKVTELLKQKQYAPMSVAQQGLVLFAAERGYLEDVELAKIGSFEAALLAYVDREHAPLMQEINQSGGYNDEIEGKLKSILDSFKATQSW is encoded by the coding sequence ATGCAACTGAATTCCACCGAAATCAGCGAACTGATCAAGCAGCGCATTGCTCAGTTCAGTGTTGTGAGTGAAGCTCACAACGAAGGTACTATTGTTTCTGTAAGCGACGGTGTTATCCGCATCCACGGCCTGGCCGATTGTATGCAGGGCGAGATGATTTCTCTGCCGGGTAACCGTTACGCTATCGCACTGAACCTGGAGCGCGACTCCGTAGGTGCAGTTGTGATGGGTCCGTATGCTGACCTCGCCGAAGGCATGAAGGTTAAGTGTACTGGCCGTATTCTTGAAGTTCCGGTTGGTCGTGGCATGTTAGGCCGCGTGGTGAACACCCTGGGTGCGCCAATCGACGGTAAAGGCCCTGTTGATAACGATGGCTTCTCGCCAATCGAAGTTATCGCACCGGGCGTTATCGATCGTCAGTCCGTCGATCAGCCGGTACAGACCGGTTATAAATCCGTTGATGCCATGATCCCAATCGGTCGTGGTCAGCGTGAGCTGATCATCGGCGACCGTCAGACCGGTAAAACGGCGATGGCTATCGATGCGATCATCAACCAGCGCGACTCCGGCATCAAATGTGTGTACGTGGCTATCGGCCAGAAAGCGTCCACCATTTCCAACGTGGTTCGTAAACTGGAAGAGCACGGCGCGCTGGCCAACACCATCGTTGTTGTGGCAACCGCTTCTGAATCTGCTGCACTGCAATACCTGGCTCCGTATGCCGGTTGCGCAATGGGCGAATACTTCCGTGACCGCGGTGAAGATGCACTGATCGTTTACGATGACCTGTCCAAACAGGCTGTTGCTTACCGTCAGGTTTCCCTGCTGCTCCGTCGTCCGCCAGGACGTGAAGCATTCCCGGGCGACGTATTTTACCTCCACTCCCGTCTGCTGGAGCGCGCATCCCGCGTAAACGCGGAATACGTTGAGAACTTCACCAAAGGTGAAGTGAAAGGTAAAACCGGCTCCCTGACCGCTCTGCCGATTATCGAAACGCAGGCGGGTGACGTTTCCGCGTTCGTTCCGACCAACGTAATTTCTATTACCGATGGTCAGATCTTCCTGGAAACTAACCTGTTCAACTCCGGTATTCGTCCGGCGGTTAACCCGGGTATCTCCGTATCCCGTGTGGGTGGCGCAGCGCAGACCAAGATCATCAAGAAACTGTCCGGTGGTATTCGTACCGCGCTGGCGCAGTATCGTGAACTGGCGGCGTTCTCGCAGTTCGCATCCGATCTGGATGAAGCAACCCGTAAACAGCTGAGCCATGGTCAGAAAGTGACCGAGCTGCTGAAACAGAAACAGTATGCCCCTATGTCTGTTGCACAACAGGGCCTGGTGCTGTTCGCGGCTGAACGCGGTTACCTCGAAGATGTGGAACTGGCGAAAATCGGTAGCTTCGAAGCCGCTCTGCTGGCGTACGTTGACCGTGAACACGCTCCGCTGATGCAAGAGATTAACCAGTCCGGTGGCTATAAC
- the atpH gene encoding F0F1 ATP synthase subunit delta translates to MSEFVTVARPYAKAAFDFAVETQSVDRWQDMLAFAAEVTKNEHMAELLSGALAPETLAESFNAVCGEQLDEKGQNLIRVMAENGRLKALPDVLEQFIQLRAASEAIAEVDVTSATALSEEQLAKISAAMEKRLSRKVKLNCNIDKSVMAGVIIRAGDMVIDGSVRGRLERLADVLQS, encoded by the coding sequence ATGTCTGAATTTGTAACGGTAGCTCGCCCCTACGCCAAAGCAGCTTTTGACTTTGCCGTCGAAACCCAAAGCGTTGATCGCTGGCAGGATATGCTGGCGTTTGCCGCCGAGGTGACGAAAAACGAACATATGGCAGAGCTTCTCTCCGGTGCGCTTGCACCGGAAACGCTCGCTGAGTCGTTTAACGCCGTATGTGGTGAGCAACTTGACGAAAAAGGCCAAAACCTGATTCGTGTGATGGCCGAAAACGGTCGTCTGAAGGCGCTCCCTGATGTTCTTGAGCAGTTTATTCAATTGCGCGCGGCAAGCGAGGCTATCGCCGAAGTCGATGTGACTTCCGCCACCGCACTGAGTGAAGAACAGCTTGCGAAAATCAGCGCCGCGATGGAAAAACGTCTGTCACGCAAAGTTAAGCTGAATTGCAATATCGATAAGTCTGTAATGGCAGGCGTAATCATCCGTGCGGGTGATATGGTCATTGATGGTAGCGTACGCGGCCGTCTTGAACGCCTTGCAGACGTCTTGCAGTCTTAA
- the atpF gene encoding F0F1 ATP synthase subunit B, whose product MNLNATILGQAIAFVLFVLFCMKYVWPPLMAAIEKRQKEIADGLASAERAKKDLDLAQANATDQLKKAKAEAQVIIEQANKRRSQILDEAKTEAEQERNKIVAQAQAEIDAERKRAREELRKQVALLAVAGAEKIIERSVDEAANSDIVNKLVAEL is encoded by the coding sequence GTGAATCTAAACGCAACAATCCTCGGCCAGGCCATCGCGTTTGTCCTGTTCGTTCTGTTCTGCATGAAGTATGTATGGCCACCGTTAATGGCTGCCATCGAAAAACGTCAAAAAGAAATTGCTGACGGTCTCGCTTCCGCAGAACGAGCTAAAAAGGACCTGGATCTTGCGCAGGCCAATGCGACCGACCAGCTGAAAAAAGCGAAAGCTGAAGCTCAGGTAATCATTGAACAGGCGAACAAACGTCGTTCTCAGATCCTGGACGAAGCGAAAACTGAAGCCGAGCAGGAACGTAACAAAATCGTGGCGCAGGCGCAGGCGGAAATTGACGCCGAACGTAAACGCGCCCGCGAAGAGCTGCGTAAACAAGTGGCTCTGCTGGCTGTTGCCGGTGCCGAGAAGATCATCGAGCGTTCCGTGGATGAAGCTGCTAACAGCGACATCGTGAATAAACTGGTCGCTGAACTGTAA
- the atpE gene encoding F0F1 ATP synthase subunit C has translation MENLNMDLLYLAAAVMMGLAAIGAAIGIGILGGKFLEGAARQPDLIPLLRTQFFIVMGLVDAIPMIAVGLGLYVMFAVA, from the coding sequence ATGGAAAACCTGAATATGGATCTGCTGTACTTGGCTGCCGCTGTGATGATGGGTCTGGCGGCAATCGGTGCTGCGATCGGTATCGGCATCCTCGGGGGTAAATTCCTGGAAGGCGCAGCACGTCAGCCGGATCTGATTCCTCTGCTGCGTACTCAGTTCTTTATCGTTATGGGTCTGGTGGATGCTATCCCGATGATCGCTGTAGGTCTGGGTCTGTACGTGATGTTTGCTGTCGCGTAG
- the atpB gene encoding F0F1 ATP synthase subunit A: MSAGEISTPQEYIGHHLNNLQIDLRTFSLVDPHNPPATFWTLNIDSMFFSVVLGLLFLVMFRSVAKRATSGVPGKFQTAIELVIGFVHGSVKDMYHGKSKLIAPLALTIFVWVFLMNLMDLLPIDLLPYIGEHVLGLPALRVVPSADVNITLSMALGVFILILFYSIKMKGIGGFAKELTLQPFNHPVFIPVNLILEGVSLLSKPVSLGLRLFGNMYAGELIFILIAGLLPWWSQWILNVPWAIFHILIITLQAFIFMVLTIVYLSMASEEH; encoded by the coding sequence ATGTCTGCAGGAGAAATCTCAACACCGCAGGAGTACATCGGTCACCATCTGAATAACCTTCAGATTGACTTACGTACCTTCTCGCTGGTGGATCCGCATAACCCCCCGGCCACTTTCTGGACGCTGAATATCGACTCCATGTTTTTCTCGGTGGTACTGGGTCTGTTGTTCCTGGTGATGTTCCGTAGCGTGGCGAAAAGAGCGACCAGCGGCGTCCCGGGGAAATTCCAGACGGCGATTGAGCTGGTTATTGGTTTTGTTCATGGTAGCGTCAAAGACATGTACCACGGCAAAAGCAAGCTTATCGCTCCACTGGCCCTGACGATTTTCGTCTGGGTATTCCTGATGAACCTGATGGATTTGCTGCCTATCGATCTGCTGCCGTATATCGGCGAGCATGTTCTTGGTCTGCCTGCCCTGCGTGTGGTGCCGTCTGCTGACGTCAACATCACGCTGTCTATGGCGCTGGGCGTGTTTATCCTGATTCTGTTCTACAGCATCAAAATGAAGGGTATTGGCGGTTTCGCTAAAGAGCTGACTCTCCAGCCGTTCAACCATCCGGTATTTATTCCGGTAAACCTTATCCTTGAAGGCGTGAGCCTGCTGTCCAAACCGGTTTCTCTCGGTCTGCGACTGTTCGGCAACATGTACGCGGGTGAGTTGATTTTCATTCTGATCGCGGGTCTTCTGCCGTGGTGGTCACAGTGGATTCTGAATGTGCCATGGGCCATTTTCCACATCCTGATCATTACGCTGCAAGCCTTTATCTTCATGGTTCTGACGATTGTCTATCTGTCGATGGCGTCCGAAGAACATTGA
- the atpI gene encoding F0F1 ATP synthase subunit I has translation MSVSLLSRNAARKLLLIQFLAVMASGLLFSLKDPFWGISAVSGGMAVLLPNMLFMIFAWRHQAHTPAKGRVAWTFAFGEALKVLLTFVLLVVALAVFKVAFLPLIVTWVSVLVVQILAPAVINNKG, from the coding sequence ATGTCTGTGTCGCTCTTAAGTCGAAACGCTGCTCGCAAGCTTCTGCTTATTCAGTTTCTGGCAGTAATGGCAAGTGGATTGCTGTTTAGCCTCAAAGACCCCTTCTGGGGCATTTCCGCCGTGAGCGGAGGTATGGCAGTCTTATTGCCGAATATGTTGTTTATGATTTTTGCCTGGCGTCATCAGGCGCATACACCTGCTAAAGGCCGCGTGGCCTGGACCTTCGCCTTCGGTGAAGCACTCAAGGTGTTGTTGACATTCGTGTTACTGGTGGTGGCGCTGGCGGTTTTTAAGGTGGCTTTTTTGCCGCTGATAGTCACGTGGGTTTCGGTGCTGGTCGTTCAAATACTGGCACCTGCTGTAATTAACAACAAAGGGTAA
- the rsmG gene encoding 16S rRNA (guanine(527)-N(7))-methyltransferase RsmG: MLNKLSRLLDEAGISLSDQQQHQLVAYVELLHKWNKAYNLTSVRDPNEMLIRHILDSIVVAPWLQGTRFIDVGTGPGLPGIPLSIVRPESHFTLLDSLGKRVRFLRQVQHELKLSNIEPVQSRVENFPAEPPFDGVISRAFASLNDMVSWCHHLPGEAGRYYALKGQVPDDEIALLPADLAVESIVKLSIPHLDGERHLVIVKTNKV; the protein is encoded by the coding sequence GTGCTCAACAAACTCTCTCGTCTGCTGGATGAAGCCGGCATTTCGCTGTCCGATCAACAACAACATCAGCTGGTTGCCTACGTCGAACTGCTGCACAAATGGAACAAAGCGTACAACCTGACCTCGGTACGCGATCCCAACGAGATGCTGATCCGCCATATTCTCGACAGCATCGTGGTTGCTCCCTGGCTGCAAGGGACGCGTTTTATCGATGTCGGTACTGGCCCTGGTCTTCCGGGCATACCGCTCTCCATCGTTCGCCCTGAATCCCACTTCACCCTGCTCGACAGCCTTGGAAAACGCGTACGCTTTTTGCGCCAGGTGCAGCATGAGTTGAAATTGAGCAATATCGAACCGGTACAGAGCCGGGTGGAAAACTTTCCTGCCGAACCGCCGTTCGACGGTGTTATCAGCCGCGCGTTTGCCTCGCTGAACGACATGGTGAGCTGGTGTCATCATTTGCCGGGCGAAGCGGGCCGCTATTACGCACTCAAAGGGCAGGTGCCAGATGATGAGATTGCGCTGTTACCTGCTGATTTAGCCGTAGAATCTATCGTTAAATTGTCTATTCCGCACCTGGACGGCGAGCGCCATTTGGTGATCGTTAAAACAAATAAAGTTTAA
- the mnmG gene encoding tRNA uridine-5-carboxymethylaminomethyl(34) synthesis enzyme MnmG has product MFYPDPFDVIIIGGGHAGTEAAMAAARMGQQTLLLTHNIDTLGQMSCNPAIGGIGKGHLVKEVDALGGLMAKAIDQAGIQFRILNASKGPAVRATRAQADRVLYRQAVRTALENQPNLMIFQQAVEDLIVENDQVVGVVTQMGLKFRAKAVVLTVGTFLDGKIHIGLDNYSGGRAGDPPSIPLSRRLRELPLRVSRLKTGTPPRIDARTIDFSVLAQQHGDNPMPVFSFMGNAAQHPRQVPCYVTHTNEKTHDVIRNNLDRSPMYAGVIEGIGPRYCPSIEDKVMRFADRNQHQIFLEPEGLTSNEIYPNGISTSLPFDVQMQIVRSMQGMENAKIVRPGYAIEYDFFDPRDLKPTLESKYIHGLFFAGQINGTTGYEEAAAQGLLAGLNAGRYSADKEGWAPRRDQAYLGVLVDDLCTLGTKEPYRMFTSRAEYRLMLREDNADLRLTEAGRELGLVDDERWARFNQKLETIERERQRLKSQWVSPASEHAPAVNAQLTAPLSREANGEDLLRRPEMTYEQLVQLTPFAPGLEDQQAAEQVEIQVKYEGYIARQQDEIEKQQRNENTLLPATLDYRQVNGLSNEVIAKLNDHKPSSIGQASRISGITPAAISILLVWLKKQGMLRRSA; this is encoded by the coding sequence ATGTTTTATCCGGATCCTTTTGACGTCATCATCATTGGCGGGGGTCATGCAGGCACTGAGGCCGCGATGGCCGCAGCGCGTATGGGTCAGCAGACTCTGCTTTTGACACACAATATCGACACCCTGGGGCAAATGAGCTGCAACCCGGCGATCGGCGGTATTGGGAAAGGACACCTGGTGAAAGAAGTGGATGCGCTTGGCGGACTGATGGCGAAAGCCATCGATCAGGCAGGCATCCAGTTTAGGATACTAAACGCAAGCAAAGGCCCGGCCGTTCGTGCAACCCGGGCACAGGCGGATCGCGTGCTTTACCGCCAGGCCGTACGCACTGCGCTGGAGAATCAACCGAACCTGATGATCTTCCAGCAGGCGGTTGAAGATCTGATTGTTGAAAACGATCAGGTGGTCGGTGTCGTGACCCAGATGGGGCTAAAATTCCGCGCCAAAGCGGTGGTGCTTACGGTCGGGACCTTCCTTGACGGCAAGATACACATCGGGCTGGATAACTACAGCGGTGGCCGCGCAGGCGATCCGCCGTCCATCCCGCTGTCGCGCCGTCTGCGTGAACTGCCGCTGCGCGTCAGCCGCCTGAAAACCGGCACGCCGCCGCGTATTGATGCGCGCACCATTGATTTCAGCGTGCTGGCGCAACAGCATGGCGATAACCCGATGCCAGTGTTCTCGTTTATGGGCAATGCTGCTCAGCATCCGCGTCAGGTACCATGCTATGTCACGCACACTAACGAAAAAACCCACGACGTGATTCGTAATAACCTCGATCGCAGCCCGATGTATGCCGGGGTGATCGAAGGGATTGGCCCGCGTTACTGCCCGTCAATTGAAGATAAAGTGATGCGTTTTGCCGATCGCAATCAGCATCAAATCTTCCTCGAGCCGGAAGGCCTGACCTCCAACGAAATTTACCCGAACGGTATCTCCACCAGCCTGCCGTTCGATGTGCAAATGCAGATTGTCCGCTCTATGCAGGGGATGGAAAACGCGAAGATTGTTCGTCCTGGCTATGCCATTGAGTACGATTTCTTCGATCCGCGCGATCTGAAACCGACGCTGGAAAGTAAATACATTCACGGGTTGTTCTTTGCCGGCCAGATCAATGGCACCACCGGTTACGAAGAAGCGGCGGCCCAGGGGCTGCTGGCAGGTTTAAACGCCGGGCGCTACTCGGCCGACAAAGAGGGCTGGGCTCCGCGTCGCGATCAGGCTTACCTGGGGGTGCTGGTGGACGATCTCTGCACGCTGGGAACCAAAGAGCCGTACCGCATGTTTACCTCCCGCGCGGAATACCGCCTGATGCTGCGTGAAGACAATGCCGATCTGCGTCTGACCGAAGCCGGTCGTGAGTTGGGTCTGGTGGACGATGAGCGCTGGGCGCGTTTCAACCAGAAACTGGAGACCATTGAGCGCGAACGTCAGCGCCTGAAATCCCAGTGGGTGTCGCCTGCATCCGAACATGCTCCTGCGGTTAACGCACAACTTACCGCGCCGCTCTCACGTGAGGCCAACGGTGAAGATCTGCTGCGTCGCCCGGAAATGACCTATGAGCAATTGGTACAGCTAACGCCATTCGCTCCGGGTCTGGAAGACCAGCAGGCAGCGGAACAGGTGGAAATCCAGGTGAAATATGAGGGTTACATTGCGCGCCAGCAGGATGAAATCGAAAAACAGCAGCGCAATGAAAACACGCTGCTGCCGGCAACGCTGGATTACCGCCAGGTGAACGGCCTGTCCAACGAGGTGATCGCGAAACTCAACGATCATAAACCGTCTTCCATTGGCCAGGCGTCGCGTATCTCCGGGATCACCCCGGCGGCAATCTCCATTCTGCTGGTGTGGCTGAAAAAACAGGGCATGCTGCGCCGTAGCGCTTAA
- the mioC gene encoding FMN-binding protein MioC translates to MADITLISGSTLGGAEYVAEHLAEKLEEAGFSTETFHGPLLDDVQPQGIWLVISSTHGAGDLPDNLQPFLDDLNEQKPDLSQVRFGAIGIGSREYDTFCQAIEKLDAALKANGAKQIGETLKINILEHDIPEDPAEEWLGSWKNLL, encoded by the coding sequence ATGGCAGACATTACTCTTATTAGCGGCAGCACCCTTGGCGGTGCTGAATACGTTGCGGAACATCTGGCCGAAAAGCTGGAAGAGGCAGGTTTCAGTACCGAGACGTTTCATGGCCCGCTATTAGATGATGTGCAGCCGCAGGGGATCTGGTTGGTGATCAGTTCCACCCATGGGGCGGGCGATCTGCCTGACAACCTGCAACCCTTCCTTGATGATCTCAACGAACAGAAACCGGATCTGTCGCAGGTGCGTTTTGGCGCTATCGGTATCGGCAGTCGCGAATATGACACCTTCTGTCAGGCGATTGAAAAACTGGATGCGGCATTGAAAGCAAACGGGGCCAAACAGATCGGTGAAACACTGAAGATCAACATCCTTGAACACGACATTCCTGAGGATCCGGCGGAAGAATGGCTGGGATCCTGGAAAAATTTACTCTGA
- the asnC gene encoding transcriptional regulator AsnC, protein MENYQIDNLDRGILEALMANARTAYAELAKQFGVSPGTIHVRVEKMKQAGIITGARIDVSPKQLGYDVCCFIGIILKSAKDYPSALAKLESLEEVTEAYYTTGHYSIFIKVMCRSIDALQQVLINKIQTIDEIQSTETLISLQNPIMRTIRP, encoded by the coding sequence ATGGAAAATTATCAGATCGACAATCTCGACCGCGGCATCCTCGAGGCGTTAATGGCGAATGCACGTACCGCCTACGCCGAACTGGCGAAACAATTCGGCGTCAGCCCCGGCACAATTCATGTGCGCGTTGAGAAGATGAAACAGGCCGGGATCATCACCGGTGCGCGCATTGATGTCAGCCCGAAGCAACTCGGTTACGACGTGTGCTGTTTTATCGGCATCATTTTGAAAAGCGCCAAAGATTACCCGTCTGCCCTGGCGAAGCTTGAGAGTCTGGAAGAAGTGACGGAGGCCTATTACACCACCGGCCACTACAGCATCTTTATTAAAGTCATGTGCCGCTCGATCGACGCGCTCCAGCAGGTACTTATCAACAAGATCCAAACAATTGATGAAATTCAGTCCACGGAGACGCTGATCTCCCTGCAAAACCCGATAATGCGCACCATCCGCCCGTAA
- the asnA gene encoding aspartate--ammonia ligase: protein MKTAYIAKQRQIAFVKSFFSRQLEEKLGLIEVQAPILSRVGDGTQDNLSGCEKAVQVNVKTLPDAHFEVVHSLAKWKRQTLGQHDFSAGEGLYTHMKALRPDEDRLSPIHSVYVDQWDWERVLGDGQRELATLKATVDAIWAGIKATEAAVSEQFGLAPFLPEQIHFVHSETLLSRFPDLDAKGREKAIAKELGAVFLMGIGGKLSDGKRHDVRAPDYDDWSTPAEAGFGGLNGDILVWNPALEDALELSSMGIRVDAEALKRQLKLTGDEDRLQLGWHQALLRGEMPQTIGGGIGQSRLTMLLLQLPHIGQVQCGVWPTSVREQVADLL, encoded by the coding sequence ATGAAAACCGCTTACATCGCAAAACAACGCCAGATTGCCTTCGTGAAATCCTTCTTTTCCCGCCAACTGGAAGAAAAGCTGGGCCTGATTGAAGTCCAGGCGCCGATCCTCAGCCGCGTGGGAGATGGCACGCAAGATAACCTGTCGGGTTGCGAAAAAGCGGTACAGGTAAATGTGAAAACGTTACCGGATGCCCATTTCGAAGTGGTGCACTCCCTGGCGAAATGGAAACGTCAGACGCTGGGGCAGCATGACTTCAGCGCCGGAGAAGGGCTGTATACGCACATGAAAGCCCTGCGCCCGGATGAAGACCGCCTCTCACCGATTCACTCTGTCTATGTTGATCAGTGGGACTGGGAGCGCGTTCTGGGCGATGGTCAGCGCGAGCTTGCAACATTAAAAGCCACGGTAGACGCGATCTGGGCCGGGATCAAAGCCACCGAAGCCGCTGTCAGCGAACAATTTGGTCTGGCACCGTTCCTGCCAGAGCAGATCCACTTCGTGCACAGCGAAACCCTGCTCAGCCGCTTCCCGGATCTCGATGCCAAAGGGCGTGAAAAAGCGATCGCCAAAGAGTTGGGCGCGGTGTTCCTGATGGGCATTGGCGGCAAGCTCAGCGACGGCAAACGTCACGATGTTCGCGCACCGGATTATGATGACTGGAGCACGCCAGCGGAAGCCGGTTTTGGCGGCCTCAACGGCGATATTCTGGTGTGGAACCCGGCGCTGGAAGATGCGCTGGAACTCTCTTCGATGGGGATTCGCGTCGATGCCGAAGCGTTAAAACGCCAGTTGAAGCTGACCGGCGATGAAGACCGGCTGCAACTCGGCTGGCACCAGGCGCTGCTGCGTGGTGAAATGCCGCAAACCATCGGCGGCGGGATTGGTCAGTCGCGCCTCACCATGTTGCTGCTGCAATTACCGCATATCGGCCAGGTGCAGTGCGGTGTATGGCCGACCTCTGTACGTGAACAGGTTGCCGATTTGCTCTAA
- the viaA gene encoding ATPase RavA stimulator ViaA has product MLTLETLNVMLTISEEALIEDLIVLLLASPQLALFFEKFPKLKHAITEDVPRWREALKKHLKEAEVPQELAQEVLSYQQNQLLSTSQFTVQLPQILALLDQLQSPYAAQARQMIGDNPVFSPALHTLFLQRWRLSLVVQTTAFNQQLLEEEREQLLSEVQERMTLSGQLEPVLIENENAAGRLWDMSAGQLKRGDYQLIVNYGDFLKEQPELQQLAEQLGRSREARSVPRKDAPMETFRTLVREPATVPEQVDGLHQSDDILRLLPPELATLGITELEYEFYRRLVEKQLLTYRLHGDAWREKVTERPVIHQHVDEQPRGPFIVCVDTSGSMGGFNERCAKAFCLALMRVALADKRRCFIMLFSSEVVRYELTSAQGLEQAIRFLSQRFRGGTDLASCFRAVIERMQGGEWYDADAVVISDFIAQRLPDEVINKVKELQHLHQHRFHAVAMSAHGKPGIMRIFDHIWRFDTGMRSRLLRRWRR; this is encoded by the coding sequence ATGCTAACGCTGGAAACACTCAATGTCATGCTTACCATCAGTGAAGAGGCGTTGATTGAAGATCTCATCGTCCTCCTGCTGGCTTCGCCGCAACTGGCGCTGTTTTTCGAAAAGTTTCCCAAACTCAAACACGCTATTACAGAAGATGTTCCCCGCTGGCGCGAAGCACTAAAAAAGCACCTGAAAGAAGCTGAAGTTCCGCAGGAACTGGCGCAGGAGGTGCTGAGCTATCAGCAGAACCAGTTGCTCTCCACCTCACAATTTACCGTGCAGTTGCCGCAAATCCTGGCGCTGCTCGATCAATTGCAATCCCCTTACGCGGCGCAGGCCCGGCAGATGATCGGAGATAACCCGGTCTTTTCTCCTGCCCTGCACACTCTGTTTTTACAACGCTGGCGGCTGAGCCTGGTAGTGCAAACTACCGCTTTTAATCAGCAGCTTCTGGAAGAGGAGCGGGAGCAACTGCTCAGTGAAGTGCAGGAGCGCATGACCCTCAGCGGCCAGCTTGAGCCGGTATTGATTGAAAATGAGAACGCCGCCGGTCGGTTATGGGATATGAGCGCCGGGCAGCTTAAGCGCGGCGATTACCAGCTAATTGTTAACTATGGCGATTTCCTCAAAGAGCAGCCGGAGCTTCAGCAACTGGCAGAACAGCTTGGTCGCTCGCGTGAAGCCCGATCCGTGCCACGCAAAGATGCGCCAATGGAAACCTTCCGCACCCTGGTGCGTGAACCGGCCACCGTCCCCGAACAAGTAGACGGGCTGCATCAGAGCGATGATATTTTGCGGCTTTTGCCGCCCGAACTGGCAACGCTCGGCATTACCGAACTGGAATATGAATTTTACCGGCGGCTGGTGGAGAAACAGTTACTGACGTACCGGCTGCACGGCGATGCCTGGCGGGAAAAGGTGACCGAACGTCCGGTCATTCATCAGCACGTTGATGAACAACCGCGCGGACCATTTATTGTCTGCGTGGATACGTCCGGCTCCATGGGCGGGTTTAATGAGCGGTGCGCAAAGGCGTTTTGTCTGGCGCTCATGCGCGTAGCGCTGGCGGACAAACGCCGCTGCTTTATTATGCTTTTTTCCAGCGAAGTGGTGCGTTATGAGCTGACCAGCGCGCAGGGGCTGGAGCAGGCGATCCGCTTTCTCAGCCAGCGCTTTCGCGGCGGCACCGATCTGGCGAGCTGTTTTCGCGCGGTGATCGAACGGATGCAGGGCGGGGAGTGGTACGACGCTGATGCGGTGGTTATTTCTGATTTTATCGCCCAGCGCCTGCCGGACGAGGTGATCAATAAGGTTAAGGAGCTACAGCATCTTCATCAACACCGCTTTCACGCGGTGGCGATGTCGGCGCATGGCAAGCCCGGTATCATGCGCATCTTTGACCATATCTGGCGCTTCGATACCGGGATGCGCAGCCGCCTGTTACGCCGCTGGCGGCGTTAG